The following are encoded in a window of Fulvia fulva chromosome 7, complete sequence genomic DNA:
- a CDS encoding U3 small nucleolar RNA-associated protein 21 gives MEIDGADGRIAKRQKLSNGIAKQRRQPGQSRVFAPYRTVGLVSPTAVPFTSVPLGKTTFQITTSVGRSLQTYDLRRGLQLVFITRPQTPEAITATTAWKDKVFAAWGGESQDAQRGVWVFKRGKKEAELEMPSDRDENVKAFCIFGGWVVGVCETQLLVWKSATWELYTTLRGISPVPLTQCISSLPTFLNKVIVGRQDGSAEIWNVSSGKLVYTILPPSTAYGAVTAIEPTPALSLVAIAFEKGPLLVQDVRTDQTVMQLSTPTGAPIASISFRTDGLGAGEDGRSSGVMATASTASGDVTLWDLNNGGRKAGVLRAAHAQPTPTTPGGTSKVEFLSGQGILVSSGLDNSLKTWIFDDTPFSPIPRILHERRGHGAPVSKLMFLPTASDGSDDTGKWLLSSSKDRSLWGWSLRRDGQSTEISQGAVQKRAKKQGLLSGNRDFEDLKCPPITSMACCLNRDGGMGAIPGKHPIWQPAGKGKQLSAEISAMTGWESVLTAHESDNKARTWFWGRKRAGRWAFQTGDGSNVTSVTVSPCGTFGVVGSEKGGIDMFNMQSGIQRQRYPARLTPMQAKQLRLDVQGHGLVEEDDGKKKFYRGQGKHGAAVVGLAVDSLNKTIVSAGADGKVKFWDFNSGLLRHQIDWSSSTSITAMRFHRSSDLAALSCADNCIRVIDIATQKLIRELWPSRSHVPQLHKLKISDFTFSDDGRWIAASAGQVVFLWDLPTGHLVDAFKLKAECTSLAFSPTGDFLATATQDNVGVDIWTNRSLFTHIPTRHIGLKELTAILSSTDVQAPTASGEGGANLVADAADSAFDDEAEADILDIADDEVDQISSDLLSLSIVPRSRWQNLMHLDLIRQRNKPIEPPKKPEKAPFFLPSLQDRQGPQPIDPQAGASAAADIEKERTRVLQLDREGMRSGFTSLLHASAETEDYDPFLEHLKNLSPAAADIEIRSLSYENEEFVGFVRALTWRLQQKRDFELCQAWMAVFLKVHGDVVVGDEEVRGAVQEYRDALEVEKRRVQKLSGYVSGLVGYLRAARV, from the coding sequence ATGGAGATTGATGGCGCAGACGGGCGCATCGCAAAGCGGCAGAAGCTGTCGAACGGCATAGCGAAGCAGCGACGGCAGCCTGGCCAGTCGCGCGTGTTTGCGCCGTATCGCACTGTAGGCCTGGTCTCTCCCACGGCAGTGCCATTCACCAGCGTGCCACTCGGCAAGACGACGTTCCAGATCACGACATCTGTTGGGCGCAGTCTGCAGACATACGATCTGCGACGTGGCCTACAACTAGTCTTCATCACCCGACCGCAGACGCCGGAGGCCATCACCGCAACGACAGCGTGGAAGGACAAAGTCTTCGCAGCATGGGGAGGCGAATCGCAGGATGCGCAACGAGGCGTGTGGGTATTCAAGAGAGGCAAGAAAGAGGCCGAGCTGGAGATGCCATCAGATCGCGATGAGAATGTGAAGGCGTTCTGCATCTTTGGCGGCTGGGTCGTTGGCGTCTGTGAAACACAGCTCTTGGTGTGGAAGAGCGCGACCTGGGAACTATACACGACTCTACGCGGCATCTCGCCTGTGCCCCTCACACAATGCATCTCCAGCCTGCCGACCTTCCTCAACAAGGTCATTGTGGGCAGACAAGATGGCAGTGCCGAGATCTGGAACGTTTCGAGCGGCAAGCTGGTCTACACCATACTGCCTCCATCAACAGCATATGGTGCCGTTACGGCCATCGAACCCACTCCTGCGCTATCATTAGTCGCCATTGCTTTCGAGAAGGGTCCATTACTGGTGCAAGATGTCCGGACCGATCAGACTGTCATGCAGCTCAGCACGCCGACTGGAGCCCCCATTGCGTCCATCTCGTTCCGCACGGATGGTCTCGGTGCAGGCGAGGATGGGCGATCGTCCGGTGTCATGGCGACTGCATCTACTGCTAGTGGCGACGTGACTCTCTGGGACTTGAACAACGGTGGTCGCAAAGCTGGTGTCCTTCGAGCTGCTCATGCTCAGCCAACGCCAACGACTCCAGGCGGCACCAGTAAAGTGGAGTTCCTGTCAGGGCAGGGCATCTTGGTCAGTAGCGGCCTGGACAACAGTCTCAAGACCTGGATATTCGACGACACACCCTTCAGCCCGATTCCGCGGATACTGCATGAGCGACGTGGTCATGGTGCACCTGTGTCGAAGCTCATGTTCTTGCCTACAGCATCGGATGGCTCAGATGACACTGGCAAGTGGCTCTTATCGAGTAGCAAGGATCGAAGCTTGTGGGGCTGGTCCTTACGAAGAGATGGACAGAGCACGGAGATCAGTCAAGGTGCTGTGCAGAAGAGGGCAAAAAAGCAGGGTCTGCTTTCTGGCAACCGCGACTTCGAAGATTTGAAGTGCCCTCCTATCACAAGTATGGCATGCTGTTTGAACAGAGACGGAGGCATGGGTGCTATTCCTGGCAAACATCCTATCTGGCAACCTGCAGGCAAAGGAAAGCAGTTGAGCGCCGAGATCAGCGCCATGACTGGTTGGGAAAGTGTGCTGACTGCACACGAGAGCGACAACAAAGCTCGCACCTGGTTCTGGGGTCGAAAGCGAGCTGGACGATGGGCCTTCCAGACTGGGGACGGTAGCAACGTCACCTCAGTAACCGTGTCACCGTGTGGCACTTTTGGTGTCGTTGGATCAGAGAAGGGCGGTATTGACATGTTCAATATGCAGTCTGGCATCCAGCGGCAGCGTTATCCAGCAAGACTCACACCTATGCAAGCAAAGCAACTGCGGCTGGATGTGCAAGGACACGGACTGGTTGAGGAAGACGATGGGAAGAAGAAGTTCTACCGTGGCCAAGGCAAGCATGGCGCTGCTGTCGTCGGACTTGCCGTGGACAGCTTGAACAAAACGATTGTGTCTGCTGGCGCTGATGGCAAAGTGAAGTTCTGGGACTTCAACAGTGGGCTATTGCGACACCAGATTGACTGGTCAAGCAGTACGAGCATTACTGCTATGCGCTTCCACCGAAGCTCTGATCTGGCTGCTCTTTCCTGCGCAGATAACTGCATTCGAGTCATTGACATCGCAACGCAAAAGCTGATCCGTGAATTATGGCCTTCCAGGTCGCACGTACCACAGTTACACAAGCTGAAGATATCAGACTTCACCTTCTCGGATGATGGCCGCTGGATTGCCGCATCTGCTGGACAGGTTGTATTCTTGTGGGATCTGCCTACTGGTCACCTGGTGGATGCCTTCAAGCTCAAAGCTGAATGCACAAGTCTTGCTTTCTCCCCGACTGGCGATTTTCTGGCTACGGCGACACAAGACAATGTTGGCGTGGACATCTGGACGAATCGAAGTTTGTTCACGCACATTCCCACGCGACACATCGGTCTAAAGGAGCTCACAGCAATACTCAGCTCAACAGACGTACAGGCACCAACAGCCTCCGGTGAGGGCGGCGCCAACCTCGTCGCTGACGCCGCAGATTCTGCTTTCGACGACGAAGCAGAAGCAGACATCCTCGACATCGCAGACGATGAAGTCGATCAGATCTCCTCAGACCTCCTTTCCCTCTCCATAGTCCCACGATCTCGCTGGCAGAATCTGATGCACCTGGACCTCATCCGTCAACGCAACAAGCCCATCGAACCACCTAAGAAGCCCGAGAAAGCCCCCTTCTTCCTCCCATCGTTACAAGACCGCCAAGGCCCACAACCGATAGATCCACAGGCTGGTGCTTCCGCCGCAGCAGATATCGAGAAGGAACGCACCCGCGTCCTGCAACTCGATCGCGAGGGTATGCGAAGCGGATTCACATCTCTTCTCCACGCCTCCGCAGAGACAGAAGATTACGACCCTTTCCTCGAGCATCTCAAGAATCTCAGTCCGGCAGCTGCAGATATCGAGATTCGATCTTTGAGCTACGAGAATGAAGAGTTTGTCGGCTTCGTCCGCGCTTTGACGTGGAGGCTGCAGCAAAAGCGGGACTTTGAGCTTTGCCAGGCCTGGATGGCGGTGTTCTTGAAGGTGCATGGCGATGTTGTGGTGGGTGATGAGGAGGTCAGGGGTGCTGTGCAGGAATATAGAGATGCGCTGGAGGTAGAGAAGAGGAGGGTGCAGAAGTTGAGTGGGTATGTTAGTGGGCTTGTGGGATATTTGAGGGCAGCGAGGGTGTAG
- a CDS encoding Putative transcription factor kapC: protein MQHARAQPADVEMSLREQLLSEATGSAPPPYPPAPIARSGHVDHPYPHSDSQSPHDHHLDPSVTGQQVAYAMSGGENPDDGLSPEARKGKRELSTSKRAAQNRAAQRAFRQRKEGYIKKLEEQVKDYQNMEQNYKALQNENYQLREYILSLQSRMLENQSDFPPAPPHINLSSGAPPPASQAAESSNPAEQQMRRDMDTRPPPPAPVVAREDPSQRDGLSQLQAAAASAQHEARAQASPYGLGNDYPQQRPDSATPANHDAKPAS from the exons ATGCAACACGCTCGTGCTCAG CCAGCGGACGTTGAAATGA GCTTGCGGGAACAACTTCTGAGCGAAGCCACAGGCTCTGCACCACCTCCATATCCGCCAGCACCTATAGCACGTTCTGGACATGTCGATCATCCGTATCCTCACTCAGATTCGCAGAGTCCCCACGATCACCATCTCGACCCGAGCGTTACCGGACAGCAGGTCGCATATGCTATGAGCGGAGGTGAGAACCCGGACGATGGTCTCAGTCCCGAGGCACGGAAAGGCAAGAGAGAGTTGTCCACGAGCAAAAGAGCGGCGCAAAATCGGGCAGCGCAG CGAGCGTTCCGCCAGCGCAAAGAAGGTTATATCAAGAAGCTTGAGGAACAGGTCAAGGACTACCAGAACATGGAG CAAAATTACAAGGCACTTCAGAACGAGAACTATCAGTTGCGCGAATACATCTTGAGCCTCCAATCACGAATGCTCGAGAACCAGTCCGATTTCCCACCAGCGCCTCCGCATATCAATCTGTCATCAGGCGCACCTCCACCGGCGAGTCAAGCCGCAGAGTCCTCGAATCCTGCGGAACAGCAAATGCGCCGCGACATGGACACGCGACCCCCACCTCCAGCACCGGTGGTAGCACGCGAAGATCCAAGCCAGCGCGACGGACTCAGTCAACTACAGGCGGCAGCGGCATCAGCGCAACACGAGGCGCGAGCGCAAGCATCGCCATACGGCCTCGGAAATGACTACCCACAGCAACGACCAGACAGTGCAACCCCTGCGAACCACGACGCAAAGCCAGCATCTTAG
- a CDS encoding DASH complex subunit duo1, with protein sequence MSKNAPDISKLRLNGDQFDEDLFASPDPGATTQKHTPASNTSSAQKQNAPKQAKLSKEDMEEARDAQLRAELEKVREVNKVIEGVTASLAKAKDNMSTVQSTVNSASTLLATWTRILSQTEHNQRLILNPQWQGATQDLEDVGNDELRRHQEAERRVMEEQRRREEAERRREEEERKRAAGEAKTAGRGLGRTRSTRGGGYTADGRRVGGATTPTSRGRDTAGTRGTRGTAGVGRGTSAARGRGRGLG encoded by the coding sequence ATGTCTAAGAATGCGCCTGACATCTCGAAACTACGCTTGAACGGCGACCAGTTCGATGAAGACCTCTTCGCCAGTCCCGACCCTGGCGCAACAACACAGAAACACACACCTGCCTCCAACACATCTTCCGCTCAAAAGCAAAATGCGCCGAAACAAGCAAAACTGTCAAAGGAAGACATGGAAGAAGCGCGCGATGCTCAGCTTCGCGCAGAGCTAGAAAAGGTCCGCGAAGTCAACAAAGTCATCGAGGGTGTCACAGCGTCTCTCGCAAAAGCCAAGGACAACATGTCGACAGTCCAGAGCACCGTCAACTCTGCCAGTACACTTCTCGCAACCTGGACGCGAATCCTGTCGCAGACCGAACATAACCAACGACTTATCCTGAATCCGCAATGGCAAGGTGCGACGCAAGATTTGGAGGATGTGGGGAACGATGAGCTACGGCGGCATCAGGAAGCAGAGAGGAGAGTGATGGAGGAGCAGAGGAGAAGGGAAGAGGCTGAGAGGAGACGAGAGGAAGAGGAGAGGAAACGCGCTGCGGGCGAGGCGAAGACTGCAGGACGAGGATTGGGACGAACGAGGAGTACGAGAGGTGGAGGGTACACTGCTGATGGCAGAAGAGTTGGAGGAGCGACGACACCTACTTCGAGAGGAAGGGACACGGCAGGAACAAGAGGTACAAGAGGAACTGCCGGTGTCGGCCGCGGAACAAGTGCTGCGAGAGGAAGAGGTCGAGGTCTAGGATGA